A DNA window from Helianthus annuus cultivar XRQ/B chromosome 15, HanXRQr2.0-SUNRISE, whole genome shotgun sequence contains the following coding sequences:
- the LOC110910620 gene encoding haloacid dehalogenase-like hydrolase domain-containing protein At4g39970 — translation MASNTILFLSPPTVTRHHTPLFTTTTTTTSLRRIPQFSSYSFSTRSSSSRSISATSRAMEALIFDCDGVILESEDLHRQAYNLAFAHFDVRCPPFSEVLDWGTEFYDVLQNQVGGGKPKMRWYFKENGWPTSTLFPTPPESDADRAKLIDVLQDWKTEKYKDILKSGTVEPRPGVLRLMDEARASGKKLAVCSAATKSSVILCLESLIGMERFQSLDCFLAGDDVKEKKPDPSIYITACKMLGVSEKACLVVEDSVIGLQAATKAGMSCVITYTSSTAEQDFTDAIAKYPDLSDVRLKDLEEVLQNAVTA, via the exons ATGGCGTCCAACACCATCCTCTTCCTCTCCCCTCCCACCGTCACCCGCCACCACACCCCCctcttcaccaccaccaccaccaccacttccctCCGTCGCATCCCCCAATTCTCCTCGTACTCTTTCTCAACCAGATCATCATCATCACGCTCAATTTCCGCTACTTCACGTGCAATGGAAGCCTTAATATTCGACTGCGACGGAGTTATTCTCGAGTCAGAGGACTTGCATAGGCAAGCTTATAATCTGGCTTTTGCTCACTTTGATGTCCGGTGTCCTCCATTCTCTGAAGTTCTCGATTGGGGCACCGAGTTTTACGACGTCCTTCAGAATCAAGTTGGTGGTGGTAAACCGAAAATGCGATG GTATTTTAAGGAGAACGGCTGGCCTACTTCGACGCTCTTTCCCACGCCTCCGGAAAGTGACGCTGATAGGGCGAAACTGATTGATGTTCTTCAG GATTGGAAGACAGAGAAGTACAAGGATATACTCAAGTCAGGAACT GTTGAGCCAAGACCGGGTGTTTTAAGACTGATGGATGAAGCAAGGGCTTCT GGTAAAAAGCTTGCTGTATGTTCTGCAGCGACTAAAAGCTCGGTTATCCTCTGTCTAGAAAGTCTTATTGGAATG GAGCGTTTCCAAAGTCTTGATTGCTTTCTTGCAG GTGACGACGTGAAGGAAAAGAAGCCTGACCCGTCTATATATATTACAGCTTGTAAG ATGCTAGGTGTTTCTGAGAAAGCCTGCTTAGTGGTGGAAGATAGTGTTATTGGCCTACAG GCAGCAACAAAAGCTGGAATGTCTTGTGTGATTACCTACACATCTTCAACCGCAGAACAGGACTTTACAGATGCTATAGCGAAATACCCCGACTTAAGTGACGTAAG ATTAAAAGACTTGGAAGAGGTGCTACAAAATGCGGTCACTGCATAG